A single Cucumis melo cultivar AY chromosome 4, USDA_Cmelo_AY_1.0, whole genome shotgun sequence DNA region contains:
- the LOC103503875 gene encoding uncharacterized protein LOC103503875, translating into MSSQDQKPLKKAKPELDDSDDGMSLGALLQEKRKKLLNVGSKLLSKPKKEELLGVDGLGKSPKIDSGSAPKGSKVKKEERFNSVNDDFDEKPAKKSSAAKRDTELKKKKKVKEEEKSKSSKELESLKKERKQKKVYDLPGQKRDPPEERDPLRIFYESLHKQLPHSEMAQFWMMESGLLSKEEAKEVFEKKQKKAPLQKLSSPMKTVSAVKSVTKTAVVKKTVQSSPLSSNRTTKVDSKVVMKSSKKRKSKDDSSEDDSDDDFFISQSIKKKARAA; encoded by the exons ATGTCTTCTCAAGATCAAAAGCCGCTGAAGAAAGCCAAACCGGAGCTAGACGATTCGGATGACGGAATGAGCCTCGGTGCCCTTTTAcaagaaaagaggaagaaactcTTAAATGTGGGTTCTAAACTTCTCTCAAAGCCGAAGAAGGAAGAACTTCTGGGAGTTGATGGGTTGGGAAAATCTCCCAAAATAGATTCTGGGTCTGCTCCAAAGGGCTCCAAGGTTAAGAAAGAAGAGCGTTTCAACTCTGTTAATGATGATTTTGACGAAAAGCCTGCTAAAAAGAGCTCTGCTGCCAAACGTGATACG gaattgaagaaaaagaagaaagtgaaGGAGGAGGAGAAGAGCAAGAGCTCAAAGGAGTTGGAGAGCctgaaaaaagagagaaagcaAAAGAAGGTATATGATTTGCCTGGTCAGAAGCGAGATCCTCCAGAAGAG AGAGACCCGCTGAGAATTTTCTATGAATCACTCCACAAGCAACTTCCCCACAGTGAAATGGCACAGTTTTG GATGATGGAGTCTGGTTTGTTATCCAAAGAAGAAGCAAAGGAAGTTTTTGAAAAGAAGCAGAAAAAGGCACCATTGCAAAAACTGAGTTCCCCAATGAAGACTGTGAGTGCTGTAAAGAGCGTTACCAAGACCGCCGTTGTCAAGAAAACTGTCCAATCTTCTCCGCTCTCTTCAAATAGAACGACGAAAGTGGACTCTAAAGTCGTTATGAAATCGTCGAAGAAGCGCAAGTCCAAAGATGACAGTTCTGAAGATGATTCAGACGACGACTTTTTTATCAGTCAAAGTATAAAAAAGAAGGCAAGAGCAGCCTAA
- the LOC103503874 gene encoding uncharacterized protein LOC103503874 — translation MGKTDRSKASIERQNWGKIFNGLTQMLRTQQNQLETLVTERKLLEDRVKMQHERWVADIRLYEDHISQLRDELLLLDMERSLQASKSDLLSGMKQTELYVCRLKIEQSEAEFEDFKSVFDDFIAHKNSNLQESFLRSASEPAEANGGREGVVSTFGNTDEVRRSKALEKEVRRLRSEYEKLASEKSSEVSALVTEKKFVWHQYNVIEADYSSKLKNKQSELEHARLKVEELLATLEQLQNSNDEKDDVIATLQNQVGKMETDSCKLKDEISRLSNDLEVQRKSVNPTATPVLKPCKATRSSGLGVKNVSKSRSNVTVNKDVSSAQPSHSGNQKKRGADDISDPGTPRLFTSSFKVPKLKNEINL, via the exons ATGGGAAAAACCGATAGATCTAAAGCTTCGATTGAACGGCAAAATTGGGGCAAAATCTTCAATGGCCTCACGCAAATGCTACGGACGCAACAAAATCAGCTCGAAACACTCGTCACTGAGCGAAAACTTCTCGAAGACCGCGTTAAAATGCAGCACGAACGATGGGTCGCTGATATTCGTCTTTACGAGGACCATATCTCTCAG TTGAGGGATGAGTTGTTATTACTAGATATGGAACGCTCACTTCAAGCCTCGAAATCAGATCTGCTCTCTGGAATGAAGCAGACGGAGCTCTATGTCTGCCGATTGAAAATag AACAATCAGAAGCTGAGTTTGAGGATTTCAAATCTGTCTTTGACGATTTCATCGCTCATAAGAACTCCAATCTACAA GAATCATTTTTAAGAAGTGCATCAGAACCAGCTGAGGCAAATGGTGGAAGGGAAGGTGTTGTGTCCACATTTGGAAATACAGATGAAGTGAGACGTTCTAAGGCATTGGAAAAAGAAGTAAGGAGGTTGAGGAGTGAGTACGAAAAGCTCGCCTCAGAAAAGAGTTCGGAAGTGTCTGCGCTGGTGACCGAGAAAAAGTTTGTATGGCATCAATATAATGTTATAGAAGCTGATTACTCTAGTAAATTGAAGAATAAGCAGTCAGAGCTTGAACATGCACGTCTAAAGGTAGAGGAACTTCTAGCCACATTGGAACAATTACAAAACTCAAACGATGAGAAGGATGATGTTATTGCAACTTTACAAAACCAAGTCGGGAAGATGGAAACTGACTCATGTAAATTAAAAGACGAAATTTCGAGACTCTCAAACGACTTAGAAGTGCAAAGGAAGTCTGTGAATCCAACTGCCACACCTGTTTTGAAACCATGCAAGGCTACTAGGTCATCTGGTTTGGGAGTCAAAAATGTCTCGAAGAGCCGAAGTAATGTCACTGTCAACAAAGATGTATCTTCTGCACAACCTTCTCATTCG GGAAACCAAAAGAAGAGAGGCGCTGATGATATTTCAGATCCAGGGACTCCTAGGTTGTTTACCTCTAGTTTCAAGGTCCCTAAACTGAAGAACGAAATCAATTTGTAG
- the LOC103503876 gene encoding uncharacterized protein LOC103503876, with translation MSADTVPPLIAAHINYLLNHFPLPVKIEHMWSGSRHYPGIMDRFTLVMPYCLEFVKWDIMYNAESPFSAPDIMFGPEDENFHPFSSKVDEGEGDHNSLQNSLRDWNSKDPSRLTSLLQELRDRYVSYQRKRVEGVDDERLKFELCTMLSREGIEMHLSSGVEKPEEVKFAVPLVDININKMIPGCPWRHPQKIFLQVLYPVVRKYATTPSAPRLKLVSTSELKALLSIEDIKLPSWIDGMCMAEYLPHLEESLEKQVLEAVSLIDVRRGFIEALDNFFGRPLEADPVFCRTATVITASGVFTFLVHILISTQFPKKQPSLVLQSSQHFNSQGAPIKSQLITDYPWSPRWEPLQMAERIFEFLADEALSFKRYCNEAQLQ, from the exons ATGTCCGCTGACACTGTTCCTCCTCTCATTGCTGCCCATATTAATTACCTGCTCAACCACTTTCCCCTCCCTGTTAAG ATTGAGCACATGTGGTCTGGCAGTAGACACTACCCTGGAATTATGGATAGGTTCACCTTAGTCATGCCTTACTGCCTTGAATTCGTCAAAT GGGACATCATGTACAATGCTGAATCACCGTTTTCTGCTCCTGATATTATGTTTGGACCAGAAGATGAAAATTTCCATCCATTCAGTAGCAAGGTTGATGAAGGAGAAGGAGATCATAATTCATTACAGAACAGTTTACGTGACTGGAACAGCAAAGATCCATCTCGGCTCACTAGCCTCCTTCAAGAACTGAG GGATCGATATGTGTCATACCAAAGGAAACGTGTTGAAGGTGTTGATGATGAAAGATTGAAGTTTGAACTTTGTACTATGTTATCAAGGGAG GGAATTGAAATGCATTTGAGTTCAGGTGTTGAGAAG CCAGAGGAGGTCAAATTTGCAGTGCCGCTGGTAGACATTAATATTAATAAGATGATACCCGGATGCCCGTGGAGGCATCCACAGAAGATATTCTTGCAG GTTTTATATCCGGTGGTGAGAAAATATGCAACTACTCCTTCTGCGCCACGTCTGAAGTTGGTTTCTACCTCTGAGCTGAAGGCTCTGTTATCCATCGAGGACATCAAACTTCCTTCCTGGATAGATGGAAT GTGCATGGCTGAATATCTTCCCCATCTAGAAGAGAGTCTTGAGAAACAG GTTCTGGAGGCTGTTTCTTTGATTGATGTTAGGAGAGGCTTTATAGAGGCATTGGACAATTTCTTTGGAAGGCCTTTAGAAGCTGACCCG GTGTTTTGTCGAACAGCTACAGTTATCACTGCGTCTGGGGTGTTCACATTCCTG GTCCACATCCTCATTTCAACCCAATTTCCAAAGAAACAGCCTTCTCTGGTGCTGCAAAGTTCTCAG CATTTCAACTCTCAAGGTGCACCCATCAAGTCGCAGCTTATTACCGACTATCCTTGGAGTCCTAGATGGGAGCCATTGCAAATGGCTGAGCGGATTTT CGAGTTTCTTGCTGACGAGGCTTTGAGTTTCAAGAGGTACTGCAATGAGGCTCAACTTCAATGA